A stretch of the Thermodesulfobacteriota bacterium genome encodes the following:
- a CDS encoding TRAP transporter large permease gives MTPLEAGGLGIAGLLLLFFTGMPVAYAMALVGFAGFAYVISLNAALNLLSREVYSVFSSYGLTVIPLFILMGQIAFNAGISRRLYDCAYKWLGGLRGGLAMATVAACTAFGTVCGSSPATAATMAVVGLPEMRRYGYGNALAAGSVAAGGSLGMLMPPSVVMIVYGILTEQSIGRLFTACIVPALYVTAWFLGAVWFHCRRHPDAGPAGERFSWRERRKALGELWETLLVFGLVMAGLLTGFFTPTEAGGVGAFLMLAVAVLARQITWKGVVKSLYETVRTSCMVLLLIAGAVIFGRFLAVTRIPFEMATWVGDLDLPRWAVMMLIVGMYLLGGCFIDALALVMLTIPIFYPIVLGLGYDPLWFGVIIVLITQMGVITPPVGINVYVVNGIAREIPLQTIFRGVVPFLGALVLGTLSLIAFPQIVTFLPRLLF, from the coding sequence ATGACGCCCCTCGAAGCGGGGGGCCTGGGCATCGCCGGCCTTCTCCTGCTCTTCTTTACGGGCATGCCGGTGGCGTACGCCATGGCTTTGGTGGGATTTGCCGGCTTTGCGTACGTGATCAGCCTCAACGCCGCCCTGAACCTCCTCTCCCGCGAGGTCTACTCGGTCTTTTCCTCTTACGGCCTCACGGTGATCCCGCTGTTCATCCTCATGGGGCAGATCGCGTTCAACGCGGGGATCAGCCGCAGGCTCTACGACTGCGCGTACAAGTGGCTGGGGGGGCTGCGGGGGGGCCTGGCCATGGCCACGGTGGCGGCGTGCACGGCGTTCGGCACGGTGTGCGGGTCGAGCCCGGCCACGGCGGCCACCATGGCCGTGGTGGGGCTGCCCGAGATGCGCCGCTACGGCTACGGCAATGCTCTGGCGGCGGGATCGGTGGCGGCGGGGGGGAGCCTGGGGATGCTCATGCCCCCCAGCGTCGTGATGATCGTCTACGGCATCCTCACCGAGCAGTCCATCGGCCGGCTCTTCACCGCGTGCATCGTGCCGGCCCTCTACGTTACCGCCTGGTTCCTGGGAGCGGTGTGGTTCCACTGCCGCCGCCACCCCGACGCCGGCCCCGCGGGCGAGCGGTTCTCCTGGCGGGAGCGGCGGAAGGCCCTCGGCGAGCTCTGGGAGACCCTGCTCGTCTTCGGCCTGGTGATGGCGGGCCTTCTCACGGGCTTCTTCACCCCCACGGAGGCCGGCGGGGTGGGGGCGTTCCTCATGCTGGCGGTGGCGGTGCTGGCGCGGCAGATCACCTGGAAGGGGGTGGTGAAGAGCCTCTACGAGACGGTGCGCACCTCGTGCATGGTACTCCTGCTCATCGCCGGCGCGGTGATTTTCGGGCGCTTCCTGGCCGTGACCCGCATCCCCTTCGAGATGGCCACCTGGGTGGGGGACCTGGATCTGCCGCGGTGGGCCGTCATGATGCTTATCGTGGGGATGTACCTCCTGGGCGGCTGCTTCATCGACGCCCTGGCGCTGGTGATGCTCACGATCCCCATCTTCTACCCCATCGTCCTGGGCCTGGGGTACGACCCCCTGTGGTTCGGGGTCATCATCGTGCTCATCACCCAGATGGGGGTCATCACCCCGCCGGTGGGGATCAACGTCTACGTGGTCAACGGCATCGCCCGGGAGATCCCGCTCCAGACCATCTTCCGGGGCGTGGTCCCCTTCCTGGGGGCCCTGGTGCTCGGCACCCTCTCCCTCATCGCCTTCCCCCAGATCGTGACGTTTCTGCCGCGGCTCCTGTTCTGA
- a CDS encoding TRAP transporter substrate-binding protein, translating to MKRFFGAWAASILLTGLGAGLAGAAPVTLTYSNFFPPTHIQSKLAEQWCKEVEKRTNGEVVVQYFPGQTLTKADQVYDGVVSGISDIGLALFAYTRGRFPVMEVVDLPLGYPNGVVATEVVNEVYRELQPKELDDVKVLYLHAHGPGLVHSRVRPIRTMDDMKGLKFRATGFAAKIVSALGGTPVAMPMPETYPSLQKGVVDGSLYPMESNKGWKLGEVTKFMTENFSMAYTSSFFVVMNKQKWERLSPAAQKAIDEVSAEWVAKTAAAWDESDQEGRAYFLEQKNEIIPLSPEEAARWKQAVQPIIDGYVTEAQAKGIDGKRALEATQAALARHGVK from the coding sequence ATGAAGAGATTCTTCGGCGCATGGGCGGCTTCGATCCTCCTTACGGGCCTGGGGGCCGGCCTCGCCGGCGCAGCCCCCGTGACCCTCACCTACTCCAACTTCTTCCCCCCCACCCACATCCAGAGCAAGCTCGCCGAGCAGTGGTGCAAGGAGGTGGAAAAGCGCACCAACGGCGAGGTCGTGGTCCAGTACTTCCCGGGCCAGACCCTCACCAAGGCCGACCAGGTCTACGACGGCGTGGTGAGCGGCATCTCGGACATCGGGCTCGCGCTCTTCGCCTACACCCGGGGCCGCTTCCCCGTGATGGAGGTGGTGGACCTGCCCCTGGGCTATCCCAACGGGGTCGTGGCCACCGAAGTGGTCAACGAGGTCTACCGGGAGCTCCAGCCCAAGGAGCTCGACGACGTGAAGGTCCTCTACCTCCACGCCCACGGTCCGGGGCTCGTCCACAGCCGGGTGCGCCCCATCCGGACCATGGACGACATGAAGGGCCTCAAGTTCCGGGCCACGGGGTTCGCGGCCAAGATCGTCTCGGCCCTGGGGGGCACCCCGGTGGCCATGCCCATGCCCGAGACCTATCCCTCCCTCCAGAAGGGGGTGGTGGACGGCTCCCTCTATCCCATGGAGTCCAACAAGGGCTGGAAGCTCGGCGAGGTCACCAAGTTCATGACCGAGAACTTCTCCATGGCCTACACCTCGAGCTTCTTCGTGGTGATGAACAAGCAGAAGTGGGAGCGGCTCTCCCCCGCCGCCCAGAAGGCCATCGACGAGGTCAGCGCCGAGTGGGTGGCCAAGACCGCCGCGGCCTGGGACGAGAGCGACCAGGAGGGACGGGCGTACTTCCTGGAGCAGAAAAATGAGATCATCCCCCTCTCCCCGGAAGAGGCCGCCCGCTGGAAGCAGGCGGTCCAGCCCATCATCGACGGGTACGTGACCGAGGCCCAGGCCAAGGGAATCGACGGAAAGCGCGCCCTCGAGGCCACCCAGGCGGCCCTGGCGCGCCACGGCGTGAAGTGA
- a CDS encoding TRAP transporter small permease: protein MVERGIEHLSNLLKRLSAVALGAMMLLTCADVIGRAVGKPILGAVEVTGLLATLTLAFSLPYTQRERGHVGVELLFQIVGSRTQAAIEALTGLLALALFGVIAWKSAEYGAQMRASGEVSATLQLPTYVVIYLIAASFGVLALVQASAVVQAAAAALGLRGSAR, encoded by the coding sequence ATGGTAGAGCGAGGCATCGAGCACCTGAGCAACCTGCTCAAGCGCCTCTCGGCCGTGGCCCTGGGGGCCATGATGCTGCTCACCTGCGCCGACGTGATCGGGCGGGCGGTGGGGAAGCCCATCCTGGGAGCGGTGGAGGTGACAGGGCTCCTGGCCACCCTGACTCTGGCGTTTTCCCTCCCCTACACCCAGCGGGAGCGGGGCCACGTGGGGGTGGAGCTCCTCTTCCAGATCGTGGGCAGCCGCACCCAGGCGGCCATTGAGGCCCTCACGGGGCTCCTGGCCCTGGCCCTCTTCGGGGTCATCGCGTGGAAGTCCGCCGAGTACGGGGCCCAGATGCGGGCGAGCGGCGAGGTCTCGGCCACCTTGCAGCTCCCCACCTACGTGGTGATCTACCTGATTGCAGCGTCCTTCGGGGTGCTCGCCCTGGTACAGGCCTCTGCCGTGGTCCAGGCGGCTGCCGCGGCCCTGGGCCTGCGGGGGAGCGCCCGATGA